From the genome of Fusobacterium perfoetens:
ATCCACCATAAACTCTAATTCCATTTATTATAGTTCTATATTTTTTAGGATCATCATCAATAAATGCACGTATCTTATACTCAAAGTTTTTGTTAGCACGGCATTCTCTTATTAATGTATTTCCAGCTTCTCCAGCACCATAGACTAAGGTATTTTCTCTATTTTTTCTTCTCTCTTTTGGAGAAATATTTCCTTGCCTTTGTAATCTAAATATCATTCTCAAAAGTAGCATTAAAGAAGTAGAAAAGATAAAAGTTAAAAGTAAAATTCTTAAGCTATGAAGTTTAAGAAGTTTATTAAGAACAAAAGTAGAACAAGCGCTGAAACCATTAAGTTTAAGAAGTTCTAAAATATCTCTACTGT
Proteins encoded in this window:
- a CDS encoding nucleoside-diphosphate sugar epimerase/dehydratase; protein product: MDKAFTNKRNFVKIFLDISSVLFSSLLIDYIMFEEFRDLPVKMAFLYAFSYAVVDLLKNEVATSWQYTDSRDILELLKLNGFSACSTFVLNKLLKLHSLRILLLTFIFSTSLMLLLRMIFRLQRQGNISPKERRKNRENTLVYGAGEAGNTLIRECRANKNFEYKIRAFIDDDPKKYRTIINGIRVYGG